In Musa acuminata AAA Group cultivar baxijiao chromosome BXJ3-9, Cavendish_Baxijiao_AAA, whole genome shotgun sequence, a single genomic region encodes these proteins:
- the LOC103998920 gene encoding protein TEEBE isoform X1, with translation MTQLTCTAGSSIQRKESTCGTVSALLRREMGSLQLLLLLSFCIGVLGSLELDGFLANGNFEISPRQDKLNKTVIQGKHSLPHWTIHGLVEYVSGGPQPGGMFFAVPHGVHAVRLGNDASISQNITVKPGSLYALTFSATRTCAQDEVLRVSVPPLSGDLPIQTLYSSTGGDTYAWGFRPGNKTVQVIFHNTGVQEDPACGPLLDAVAIKELFPPMPTHDNLVKNGGFEEGPHVFKNSTTGVLLPPKQEDSTSPLPGWIIESLKAVRFIDAAHYAIPSGQFAIELVAGRESAIAQVIRTASNTTYNLSFVVGDAKNGCHGSMLVEAFAGNGTAKVSFQSQGKGGFKAASLNFTATGSRTRITFYSSYYHTSVSNPGSLCGPLLDQVRVYPLKA, from the exons ATGACGCAGTTGACATGTACCGCCGGATCAAGCATACAACGCAAGGAAAG TACCTGTGGCACTGTCTCAGCTTTACTGAGGAGGGAAATGGGTTCCCTGCAGCTTCTCCTGCTTCTCTCCTTCTGCATCGGTGTTCTCGGGTCTCTAGAACTTGATG GGTTCCTTGCCAACGGCAACTTCGAGATCAGCCCAAGGCAGGACAAGCTCAACAAGACGGTCATCCAGGGAAAGCACTCCCTCCCACACTGGACCATCCACGGCCTGGTGGAGTACGTTTCCGGCGGGCCGCAGCCCGGTGGCATGTTCTTCGCGGTGCCTCACGGCGTCCACGCCGTGCGGCTCGGCAACGACGCCTCCATTTCCCAGAACATCACCGTTAAGCCGGGATCCCTCTACGCGCTCACCTTCAGCGCCACCAGAACGTGCGCGCAGGACGAGGTGCTGAGGGTCTCGGTGCCGCCGCTCTCAGGCGACCTCCCCATTCAGACTCTTTACAGCAGCACCGGTGGTGACACCTACGCCTGGGGATTCAGGCCCGGTAACAAGACGGTGCAGGTGATCTTCCACAACACGGGGGTTCAGGAAGATCCGGCGTGCGGGCCGCTCTTGGACGCTGTGGCCATCAAGGAGCTCTTTCCTCCCATGCCGACACATG ACAACTTAGTCAAGAATGGTGGCTTTGAAGAGGGCCCTCATGTGTTCAAGAATTCCACGACCGGCGTCCTCCTCCCCCCCAAGCAGGAAGACAGCACATCTCCCCTCCCTGGCTGGATCATCGAATCCCTTAAGGCCGTCAGGTTTATCGACGCCGCACATTACGCCATCCCGTCCGGCCAGTTCGCCATCGAGCTTGTGGCCGGAAGAGAAAGCGCGATCGCCCAAGTTATCAGGACCGCCAGTAACACCACCTACAACCTGAGCTTCGTGGTAGGCGATGCCAAGAACGGTTGCCATGGATCGATGCTGGTGGAAGCCTTTGCCGGCAATGGGACAGCGAAGGTGTCATTCCAGTCGCAGGGAAAGGGTGGATTCAAAGCTGCAAGCTTGAACTTTACGGCAACCGGGAGCAGGACACGGATCACGTTTTACAGTTCATACTACCACACTAGTGTTAGTAATCCGGGTTCCCTTTGCGGGCCTCTGTTGGATCAAGTTAGAGTTTACCCTCTCAAAGCTTGA
- the LOC103998920 gene encoding protein TEEBE isoform X2 — protein MGSLQLLLLLSFCIGVLGSLELDGFLANGNFEISPRQDKLNKTVIQGKHSLPHWTIHGLVEYVSGGPQPGGMFFAVPHGVHAVRLGNDASISQNITVKPGSLYALTFSATRTCAQDEVLRVSVPPLSGDLPIQTLYSSTGGDTYAWGFRPGNKTVQVIFHNTGVQEDPACGPLLDAVAIKELFPPMPTHDNLVKNGGFEEGPHVFKNSTTGVLLPPKQEDSTSPLPGWIIESLKAVRFIDAAHYAIPSGQFAIELVAGRESAIAQVIRTASNTTYNLSFVVGDAKNGCHGSMLVEAFAGNGTAKVSFQSQGKGGFKAASLNFTATGSRTRITFYSSYYHTSVSNPGSLCGPLLDQVRVYPLKA, from the exons ATGGGTTCCCTGCAGCTTCTCCTGCTTCTCTCCTTCTGCATCGGTGTTCTCGGGTCTCTAGAACTTGATG GGTTCCTTGCCAACGGCAACTTCGAGATCAGCCCAAGGCAGGACAAGCTCAACAAGACGGTCATCCAGGGAAAGCACTCCCTCCCACACTGGACCATCCACGGCCTGGTGGAGTACGTTTCCGGCGGGCCGCAGCCCGGTGGCATGTTCTTCGCGGTGCCTCACGGCGTCCACGCCGTGCGGCTCGGCAACGACGCCTCCATTTCCCAGAACATCACCGTTAAGCCGGGATCCCTCTACGCGCTCACCTTCAGCGCCACCAGAACGTGCGCGCAGGACGAGGTGCTGAGGGTCTCGGTGCCGCCGCTCTCAGGCGACCTCCCCATTCAGACTCTTTACAGCAGCACCGGTGGTGACACCTACGCCTGGGGATTCAGGCCCGGTAACAAGACGGTGCAGGTGATCTTCCACAACACGGGGGTTCAGGAAGATCCGGCGTGCGGGCCGCTCTTGGACGCTGTGGCCATCAAGGAGCTCTTTCCTCCCATGCCGACACATG ACAACTTAGTCAAGAATGGTGGCTTTGAAGAGGGCCCTCATGTGTTCAAGAATTCCACGACCGGCGTCCTCCTCCCCCCCAAGCAGGAAGACAGCACATCTCCCCTCCCTGGCTGGATCATCGAATCCCTTAAGGCCGTCAGGTTTATCGACGCCGCACATTACGCCATCCCGTCCGGCCAGTTCGCCATCGAGCTTGTGGCCGGAAGAGAAAGCGCGATCGCCCAAGTTATCAGGACCGCCAGTAACACCACCTACAACCTGAGCTTCGTGGTAGGCGATGCCAAGAACGGTTGCCATGGATCGATGCTGGTGGAAGCCTTTGCCGGCAATGGGACAGCGAAGGTGTCATTCCAGTCGCAGGGAAAGGGTGGATTCAAAGCTGCAAGCTTGAACTTTACGGCAACCGGGAGCAGGACACGGATCACGTTTTACAGTTCATACTACCACACTAGTGTTAGTAATCCGGGTTCCCTTTGCGGGCCTCTGTTGGATCAAGTTAGAGTTTACCCTCTCAAAGCTTGA
- the LOC135649577 gene encoding uncharacterized protein LOC135649577, with amino-acid sequence MEKTGDPAAPLLPPHYPPPTEPCYGVPAAAAALQEPYFPEPPAYVLLPFYPRRHRRRGRCHCCGSLFSSSALLSSAFLLVILCSAAFFLWPSDPQLTVARLRFDDLRVTPPPFATIDVVLSVDLMVRNPDFFSLDYRSIVVSIGYRGRPLGSVTADGGHVRARGVSHVHTKLDLDGILVLNDAIYLIEDLFRGSLPLDTVTEVQGRMRLFFFDVPVQGNVSCALNVNLENQEVIRQDCYSE; translated from the exons ATGGAGAAAACGGGAGATCCCGCGGCTCCGCTCCTTCCGCCTCATTATCCGCCGCCGACGGAGCCGTGTTACGGCGTCCCAGCCGCAGCAGCTGCCCTCCAGGAACCCTACTTCCCGGAACCCCCGGCCTACGTGCTTCTCCCCTTCTAcccccgccgccaccgccgccgcggaCGCTGCCACTGTTGCGGCTCCCTCTTTTCATCCTCCGCCCTCCTCTCATCGGCCTTCCTCCTCGTCATCCTATGTTCCGCCGCCTTCTTCCTCTGGCCCTCCGACCCCCAGCTAACCGTCGCCCGCCTCCGGTTCGACGACCTCCGCGTCACCCCGCCCCCCTTCGCTACCATTGACGTCGTCCTTAGCGTCGACCTCATGGTCCGTAACCCGGACTTTTTCTCTCTCGACTACCGCTCCATCGTGGTCTCGATCGGGTACCGCGGGAGGCCGCTCGGCTCCGTCACGGCTGACGGCGGCCACGTTAGGGCGCGGGGAGTCTCGCACGTCCACACCAAGCTCGATCTCGACGGGATCCTCGTGTTGAATGATGCCATCTATCTGATCgaggatctctttaggggatcactgCCTTTGGACACCGTCACCGAGGTGCAGGGTCGGATGCGGCTGTTCTTCTTCGACGTCCCCGTTCAG GGAAATGTTTCGTGTGCATTGAATGTCAATCTAGAAAACCAGGAAGTCATTCGTCAAGACTGCTACTCTGAG TGA